A genomic window from Yarrowia lipolytica chromosome 1D, complete sequence includes:
- a CDS encoding uncharacterized protein (Compare to YALI0D26620g, similar to uniprot|Q04217 Saccharomyces cerevisiae YMR128W Probable ATP-dependent RNA helicase DHR1, similar to Saccharomyces cerevisiae DHR2 (YKL078W); ancestral locus Anc_2.629), translating into MAKYKLGYNAKARAGSLKKQQELKAAKQKTWVKKPTAEEEEEDANAELMVPKSEAEKEARKRKLQEELTPTESKMTSKKRKRLDKYIEKQLKREEKKALFSEFAARKGTFDTSQLKSMKHMGDKETKKARIEEALRLEKLGLGNEETKEILYEKHDHEEWDDEKHSHLLTELERKEKQMAEEEEQENKSSFIDMRPKAGGGFGFQNLAKVSKPAKNSYSWRKKLEIERARKNKKDYVSSGEDDDTDSDEEDSDEDSDEDSDEESEESEEEGTKKVKAAAEEEIEEDVEEEEEDEDEQEEEDEDEDEDEDEDEEEEDEEDDEYTEIVTKKTKGSSFKEWIDEQSGPKSSNIEDLSHIKIKKERVDRDEDRLTPPPEDIAQPEYAKRKAFYVNVQRDPEIQTSRMNLPVTGEEQRIMEAIFNNDCVIICGETGSGKTTQTPQFLIEAGFGTKGSDYPGMIGVTQPRRVAAISMAQRVANELGNQGDRVAHQVRFDVTVKDNTALKFMTDGVLLRELSQDFALTKYSALVIDEAHERNINTDILIGVLSRVLKLRKEMFNEGKCESPLKLIIMSATLRVSDFTENKTLFPVPPPVLKVEARQYPVSVHFNKRTTYDYMDEIYRKTCKIHKRLPDGGILIFLTGQNEIVNVVKRLRKAFPDRTKVWRPKDKSEDLQVKVSANETVVEAEEVDFGADMRQQDYAAVEGESETDEEDGEEGFEEELAVEERNESAPLHVLPLYSLLPTKEQMKVFEEVPAGHRLCVVATNVAETSLTIPGIRYVVDCGRAKERKYDEETGVQSFEVDFISKASADQRAGRAGRTGPGHCYRVFSSAVYEEFFPQFSIPEILRCPVEGIVLEMKHMGIDKVVNFPFPTPPDRQSLAKAEKLLEYLGALSNTGVISDMGKQMSLFPLSPRFAKMLIIGSQLECLPYMVAIVAALTVGDPFIGEHELGINEKPQKPKVEEVDEDGDRIKSNESDSEPEDIYEIERKRKLRSSYHKAQAKLASLDPASDALKLLSAVCAMDYDSDLENFCKGFFLRHKLMEEMRKLRQQLSRIVVANSDPRAAPMLKEQLNAKLKPPSKLQIKALKQMIATGFVDQVAQRLDKVSEDYKLTSRERIINVPYQTLFPTSTTNKKTDDQGNPLPDDTQVFIHPGSVINTMGTHPPEMLVFASVNRSGSSKLRIKPLCDITSAQIGNIAKGTALLTYSKPLPPPYGPKMITSTSRECWVVPRLGAAIGSGGTGWDLPPIKVKQEKKGSQWVTL; encoded by the exons ATGGCGAAATACAAGCTAGGATACAACGCAAAGGCCCGAGCCGGCTCgctgaagaagcagcaggagctcaaggccgccaAGCAGAAAACCTGGGTCAAGAAGCCTACagcagaggaggaggaagaagacgccAATGCCGAGCTCATGGTGCCCAAGAGtgaggccgagaaggaggctcgAAAGAGAAAGCTCCAGGAAGAGCTCACACCTACGGAGAGCAAGATGACTTCAAAGAAGCGAAAGCGTCtagacaagtacatt GAAAAACAACTcaagagagaagagaagaaggcatTGTTTTCCGAGTTTGCTGCTCGAAAGGGCACCTTTGATACATCTCAGCTCAAGTCTATGAAACACATGGGTGACAAGGAAACCAAAAAAGCCCGGATCGAGGAAGCTTTGCGTCTGGAGAAACTGGGTCTCGGTAAtgaggagaccaaggagattctgTACGAGAAACACGATCACGAAGAGTGGGATGACGAGAAGCATTCTCATCTCCTGACTGAGCTGGAGCGAAAGGAGAAGCAAATGGccgaagaggaagagcagGAGAACAAAAGCTCATTCATTGACATGCGACCCAAggctggtggtggtttcGGTTTCCAGAACCTGGCCAAGGTTTCCAAGCCCGCAAAAAACTCTTACTCTTGGCGAAAGAAGCTCGAGATTGAGCGTGCTcgaaagaacaagaaggactacGTTAGCTCCGGGGAGGACGACGATACCGATTCTGATGAGGAGGATTCTGACGAAGATTCAGACGAGGATTCGGAtgaggagtctgaggagTCAGAAGAGGAAGGCACCAAAAAAGTGAAGGCggctgccgaggaggagatcgaGGAAGATgtcgaggaagaggaagaagatgaagacgagcaggaggaggaggatgaggacgaagatgaggacgaagatgaggacgaggaagaggaagacgaggaagatgacgaGTATACCGAAATCGTCACCAAAAAGACAAAGGGTTCTTCTTTCAAGGAATGGATCGATGAACAGTCTGGACCCAAGTCTTCCAACATCGAGGATCTCTCGCATATCAAGATCAAGAAAGAAAGAGTGGACAGAGACGAGGACCGCCttactcctcctcccgaAGACATTGCCCAACCCGAGTACGCCAAAAGAAAGGCCTTTTATGTCAACGTTCAGCGAGACCCTGAAATCCAGACCTCCCGAATGAACCTTCCTGTCACCGGAGAAGAACAGAGAATCATGGAAGCCATTTTCAACAACGATTGTGTCATCATCTGTGGTGAAACTGGTTCAGGTAAGACTACACAGACTCCTCAATTCCTGATCGAGGCGGGTTTCGGAACGAAGGGTAGTGACTACCCTGGTATGATCGGTGTCACCCAGCCTCGACGAGTGGCCGCCATCTCTATGGCGCAACGTGTTGCTAACGAGTTGGGTAACCAAGGTGATAGAGTTGCCCATCAGGTGCGATTCGATGTCACCGTGAAGGATAATACAGCTCTCAAGTTCATGACTGATGGTGTGTTGCTGCGAGAACTGTCCCAAGACTTTGCTCTTACCAAGTACTCTGCTCTGGTAATTGATGAGGCCCATGAACGTAACATCAACACTGATATTCTCATTGGTGTGCTTTCTCGAGTTCTCAAGTTGCGAAAGGAGATGTTCAACGAAGGCAAGTGCGAGTCTCCCCTCAAGCTCATTATCATGTCTGCTACTCTGCGGGTTTCCGATTTCACAGAGAACAAGACTCTTTTCCcagttcctcctcctgttcTCAAGGTTGAGGCCCGACAATATCCCGTTTCTGTCCACTTCAACAAACGAACAACTTACGACTACATGGACGAGATCTACCGAAAGACCTGCAAGATCCACAAACGACTGCCCGATGGTGGTATTCTGATCTTCCTGACTGGCCAAAACGAGATTGTTAACGTGGTCAAGCGGCTTCGGAAGGCCTTCCCTGATCGAACTAAGGTGTGGCGGCCCAAGGACAAGTCTGAGGATCTCCAGGTCAAGGTGTCTGCCAATGAGACTGTAgtggaggccgaggaggttgatTTTGGCGCCGATATGCGACAACAGGACTATGCTGCTGTCGAGGGAGAGTCTGAGAcagatgaggaggacggagaagaaggtTTCGAAGAGGAGCTTGCTGTCGAGGAGCGAAATGAGTCTGCTCCTCTGCACGTGCTTCCTCTTTACTCTCTGCTGCCTaccaaggagcagatgaaggtgtttgaggaggTTCCTGCCGGCCATCGACTGTGTGTCGTTGCTACTAACGTTGCTGAAACTTCGCTGACCATTCCTGGTATCAGATATGTGGTTGATTGTGGTCGAGCAAAGGAGCGAAAGTACGATGAAGAGACTGGTGTTCAGTCCTTTGAGGTTGATTTCATCTCCAAGGCTTCTGCCGATCAGCGAGCTGGTCGTGCCGGTCGAACTGGTCCCGGTCACTGCTACCGTGTCTTCTCATCTGCCGTCTATGAGGAGTTCTTCCCTCAATTCTCCATCCCCGAGATTCTCCGATGCCCTGTTGAGGGCATTGTTCTGGAGATGAAACACATGGGTATTgacaaggtggtcaacTTCCCCTTCCCCACTCCCCCCGACAGACAGTCcctggccaaggccgagaagctgctggagtaCCTAGGTGCCCTCAGCAACACTGGTGTTATTTCTGATATGGGTAAGCAGATGTCTCTGTTCCCTCTGTCCCCGCGATTCGCCAAGATGCTCATTATTGGTTCTCAGCTCGAGTGCCTGCCTTACATGGTTGccattgttgctgctctcacAGTTGGAGATCCCTTCATTGGAGAGCACGAGCTTGGCATCAATGAGAAACCACAGAAGCCCaaggttgaggaggttgatgaAGACGGAGACCGGATTAAGAGCAACGAGTCTGACTCCGAGCCCGAGGACATTTACGAGATTGAGCGAAAGCGAAAGCTGCGATCCAGCTACCATAAGGCCCAGGCAAAGCTGGCCTCCCTGGACCCTGCATCTGACGCTCTGAAGCTGCTCTCTGCCGTCTGCGCCATGGACTACGATTCCGACCTGGAGAACTTCTGCAAGGGCTTCTTCCTGCGACACAAgctgatggaggagatgcgAAAGCTGAGACAGCAACTGAGCCGAATCGTTGTGGCCAACTCCGACCCTCGAGCAGCTCCTATGCTCAAGGAACAGTTGAATGCCAAGCTCAAGCCTCCTTCTAAGCTCCAGatcaaggctctcaagcagATGATTGCCACTGGTTTTGTTGACCAGGTGGCTCAGCGTCTGGACAAGGTCAGCGAGGACTACAAGCTCACTTCTCGAGAGCGAATCATCAACGTTCCCTACCAGACTCTGTTccccacctccaccaccaacaagaagactgACGACCAAGGAAACCCTCTGCCTGACGACACTCAGGTGTTCATTCACCCCGGATCTGTCATTAACACTATGGGAACTCATCCTCCCGAAATGTTGGTATTTGCTTCCGTCAACCGATCGGGATCTTCCAAGCTGAGAATCAAGCCTCTCTGTGATATCACATCTGCCCAGATTGgcaacattgccaagggCACTGCTCTACTCACATACTCCAAGCCCCTGCCTCCCCCCTACGGCCCCAAGATGATCACCAGTACCTCTCGAGAGTGTTGGGTGGTTCCTCGGCTGGGAGCTGCTAttggctctggaggcaCTGGATGGGATCTGCCTCCTATTAAGGTGAaacaggagaagaagggtaGCCAGTGGGTTACCTTGTAA
- a CDS encoding uncharacterized protein (Compare to YALI0D26642g, similar to uniprot|Q01961 Pichia pastoris Peroxisome assembly protein PAS10, similar to Saccharomyces cerevisiae PEX12 (YMR026C); ancestral locus Anc_2.576) has product MDYFSSLNASQLDPDVPTLFELLSAKQLEGLIAPSVRYILAFYAQRHPRYLLRIVNRYDELYALFMGLVEYYNLKTWNASFTEKFYGLKRTQILTNPALRTRQAVPDLVEAEKRLSKKKIWGSLFFLIVVPYVKEKLDARYERLKGRYLARDINEERIEIKRTGTAQQIAVFEFDYWLLKLYPIVTMGCTTATLAFHMLFLFSVTRAYSIDDFLLNIQFSRMTRYDYQMETQRDSRNAANVAHTMKSISEYPVAERVMLLLTTKAGANAMRSAALSGLSYVLPTSIFALKFLEWWYASDFARQLNQKRRGDLEDNLPVPDKVKGADKLAESVAKWKEDTSKCPLCSKELVNPTVIESGYVFCYTCIYRHLEDGDEETGGRCPVTGQKLLGCRWQDDVWQVTGLRRLMV; this is encoded by the coding sequence ATGGACTACTTTTCGTCACTCAACGCGAGCCAGCTGGATCCTGATGTGCCCACACTGTTTGAGCTTCTGTCTGCTAAACAGCTGGAGGGTCTGATTGCCCCTTCGGTTCGATATATTCTTGCATTCTACGCCCAGAGACATCCGCGGTATCTACTGCGAATCGTCAACCGCTACGACGAGCTGTACGCGTTGTTCATGGGTCTGGTGGAGTACTATAATCTCAAGACATGGAATGCCAGCTTCACAGAAAAGTTCTACGGTCTGAAACGAACACAGATCCTGACGAATCCCGCACTGAGAACACGCCAGGCCGTGCCGGATCTGGTCGAGGCTGAAAAACGGCTGAGCAAGAAGAAAATCTGGGGATCACTCTTTTTCCTCATTGTGGTGCCATATgtgaaggagaagttggaTGCGCGATACGAGAGACTCAAGGGCCGGTACCTAGCTAGGGATATCAATGAGGAGCGAATCGAGATCAAGAGAACAGGTACGGCCCAACAAATAGCAGTCTTCGAGTTTGACTACTGGCTTCTCAAGCTCTACCCCATTGTCACCATGGGATGCACCACTGCCACCCTGGCCTTCCACatgctcttcctcttctccgTCACGAGGGCGTATAGCATTGATGACTTCCTGCTTAACATTCAGTTCTCTCGAATGACCCGGTACGACTACCAGATGGAGACCCAGAGAGATAGCAGAAACGCTGCTAACGTGGCCCATACCATGAAGTCCATCTCCGAGTACCCCGTTGCAGAGCGTgtgatgctgctgctcacaACAAAGGCTGGAGCCAACGCCATGCGATCTGCTGCTCTTAGCGGCCTTTCGTATGTGCTTCCCACTTCTATTTTCGCCCTCAAGTTCCTTGAGTGGTGGTACGCGTCTGATTTCGCTCGACAGCTGAATCAAAAGAGACGAGGAGACTTGGAAGACAATCTTCCGGTGCCAGATAAGGTCAAGGGAGCCGACAAACTTGCGGAGTCCGTGGCAAAGTGGAAGGAGGACACCTCCAAGTGCCCTCTCTGTAGCAAGGAGCTGGTCAATCCTACAGTCATTGAGTCAGGTTATGTGTTTTGCTACACTTGCATTTACCGACATTTGGAGGATGGAGACGAGGAGACAGGCGGTCGATGTCCCGTGACTggccagaagctgctgggATGCAGATGGCAGGACGATGTATGGCAGGTGACCGGTCTGAGACGACTGATGGTGTAA
- a CDS encoding uncharacterized protein (Compare to YALI0D26664g, similar to uniprot|O23676 Arabidopsis thaliana Mago nashi protein) encodes MAEEEEYSIATRPGEDVQMEEELEVVEPEDDLIEKPLSLRVDAKEEAFYLQYYSGHTGRFGHEFLEFDFQLLDQGRSALLRYANNSNYKNDTLIRREVAVSPVVVKVLKKMIKESEILKENDAKWPPKNRDGKQELEIKFANYHIAFETGRIGSLSDVQRSDDPEGLRTFYYLVQDIKALVFSLVGLHFKIKPI; translated from the coding sequence ATggcggaagaagaggaatACAGCATTGCCACGCGTCCCGGAGAGGACGTgcagatggaggaggagctcgaAGTAGTGGAGCCTGAAGATGATCTTATCGAAAAGCCCCTCTCTCTGAGGGTAGACgccaaagaagaagccttTTATCTACAATACTACTCGGGCCACACGGGTCGATTTGGCCATGAGTTTTTGGAATTCGACTTTCAGTTGCTGGACCAGGGTCGATCTGCGCTGCTGCGATACGCCAACAACTCGAACTACAAGAATGACACTCTTATCCGTCGAGAAGTGGCTGTTTCACCAGTGGTGGtcaaggtgctcaagaagatgatcAAAGAGTCGGAAATCCTCAAGGAAAACGATGCCAAGTGGCCGCCAAAGAACAGAGACGGTAAACAGGAGCTGGAAATCAAATTTGCCAACTACCACATTGCATTCGAGACTGGTCGAATAGGATCCTTGTCGGATGTGCAGAGATCGGACGACCCCGAAGGTCTGCGGACGTTCTACTATCTGGTTCAGGATATCAAGGCCCTGGTGTTTTCTCTGGTGGGTCTGCATTTCAAGATTAAGCCAATTTag
- a CDS encoding uncharacterized protein (Compare to YALI0D26730g, similar to uniprot|Q05497 Saccharomyces cerevisiae YDR338c) produces MENHKNDPECNAAKAAAANIFPASPMANSMMFGSSYSQSYNKSFMKRHSGEYNRHSGEYRHSGESNRFSGDFQRVNEDLESASETTHLNPRPARPSMAVSSSSEPSTNHASNNTIREPSDTPVYGTTAASISTTSLDPEDNVWEDVPSQKRSQDVRELKILWQYSLPLAVTFLLQYSLTVASIFSVGHLGKEELGAVSLACMTSNITGFALFQGLSTCLDTLCCQAYGAGNMRKVGIYFQQCVCMSILVFLPIAAIWMCSEPLLALIIPEGQLAALAALYLQIVALGVPGYIVFECGKKYLQAQGIFMAGTYVLAICAPLNAFLNWLLVWDKHVGIGYAGAPVAVVITEWAMAILIIAYIAFVDGRQCWFGISPRAAFSNWGPMLRLAIPGVIMVEAEFLAFEILTLASSYFGSAALAAQSVLSTVMALAYQIPFSVAIAASTRVAHFIGAAQPQSAKRAARIALYSTVLISTFNCTTLFLFRRPIAGLFSSDVDVVNLVAFVLPLCAVGQFFDCISSVVAGVLRGQGRQKIGGYVNLFYYYAVATPLSLFFGFICKWELMGLWAGIIVGIVGIAATEAYFVLTSDWNAIIEKNAAMHRD; encoded by the coding sequence ATGGAGAATCACAAAAACGACCCGGAGTGTAACGCCGCCAAGGCTGCGGCAGCAAACATCTTCCCGGCCTCGCCCATGGCCAACTCCATGATGTTCGGCTCGTCCTACTCTCAGTCATACAATAAGTCTTTCATGAAACGACACTCGGGCGAGTACAACCGCCACTCGGGCGAGTACCGCCACTCGGGCGAATCCAACCGGTTTTCGGGGGACTTCCAAAGAGTCAACGAAGATCTGGAATCTGCATCTGAGACCACCCACCTCAACCCCAGACCTGCCCGACCATCCATGGCCGtgtccagctcctctgAGCCATCTACCAACCATGCATCCAACAACACCATTAGAGAGCCCAGTGATACCCCTGTCTACGGCACCACTGCTgcttccatctccacaaccTCTCTCGACCCCGAAGATAATGTGTGGGAGGATGTCCCCAGCCAAAAGAGATCGCAGGACGTGCGGGAACTCAAAATTCTCTGGCAGTATTCTCTCCCCCTCGCAGTCACCTTCCTCCTGCAGTACTCCCTTACCGTTGCATCGATCTTCTCCGTGGGACACCTGGGTAAGGAAGAGCTGGGTGCTGTGTCCCTTGCATGCATGACTTCTAACATTACAGGTTTTGCCCTCTTTCAGGGCCTATCGACTTGCCTCGACACTCTGTGTTGCCAAGCCTACGGAGCTGGCAACATGCGAAAGGTCGGCATCTACTTCCAGCAGTGCGTCTGCATGAGCATTCTTGTTTTCCTACCCATTGCCGCCATTTGGATGTGCTCCGAGCCTCTCCTGGCCCTCATCATTCCAGAGGGCCAATTAGCAGCCCTGGCGGCACTCTATCTCCAGATTGTGGCCCTCGGTGTGCCTGGCTACATCGTGTTTGAGTGTGGAAAGAAGTACCTGCAAGCCCAGGGTATCTTCATGGCTGGAACCTATGTCCTGGCAATCTGCGCTCCCCTCAATGCCTTCCTGAACTGGCTGCTGGTCTGGGATAAGCATGTCGGTATTGGCTACGCTGGAGCTCCTGTCGCTGTTGTCATCACCGAGTGGGCCATGGCCATACTCATCATCGCCTACATTGCCTTTGTGGACGGCCGACAGTGCTGGTTCGGCATTTCTCCCCGAGCCGCCTTCTCCAATTGGGGCCCCATGCTGCGACTGGCCATCCCCGGTGTCATCATGGTTGAGGCCGAGTTTTTGGCTTTCGAAATCCTCACTCTCGCATCCTCCTACTTTGGATCTGCAGCCCTGGCAGCACAGTCCGTTCTGTCGACAGTCATGGCCCTGGCCTACCAGATTCCCTTCTCGGTTGCCATTGCTGCTTCCACCCGAGTGGCCCATTTCATTGGTGCTGCACAGCCCCAGTCGGCCAAGCGAGCTGCTCGAATTGCCCTCTACTCCACTGTTCTCATCTCCACTTTCAACTGCACTACCCTTTTCCTCTTCCGACGGCCCATTGCTGGTCTCTTTTCGTCTGACGTGGACGTGGTAAATCTGGTGGCCTTTGTGCTGCCTCTGTGTGCCGTCGGCCAGTTTTTTGACTGTATTTCTTCAGTCGTGGCTGGTGTCCTGAGAGGACAGGGCCGACAGAAGATTGGAGGTTATGTGAATCTCTTTTACTACTACGCCGTAGCCActcctctgtctctcttctTTGGCTTTATCTGCAAGTGGGAGCTGATGGGTCTTTGGGCTGGTATCATTGTGGGTATTGTGGGAATTGCTGCCACCGAGGCCTACTTCGTGCTCACCTCTGACTGGAATGCCATCATCGAGAAGAACGCCGCCATGCATCGAGACTAA